One stretch of Pseudomonas fluorescens Q2-87 DNA includes these proteins:
- a CDS encoding MFS transporter: MDNSNALPIGSAAVPARERTTASRIKSIFSGSVGNMVEWYDWYVYAAFSLYFAKVFFPKGDTTAQLLNTAAIFAVGFLMRPIGGWLMGLYADRAGRKRALMASVYLMCFGSLIIALSPSYETIGVGAPILLVFARLLQGLSVGGEYGTSATYLSEMATKERRGFFSSFQYVTLISGQLIALGVLIVLQQFLTTEQLYAWGWRIPFAIGALCAVVALYLRRGMEETESFTKKEKSKESAMRTLMRHPKELMTVVGLTMGGTLAFYTYTTYMQKYLVNTVGMSISDSTTISAATLFLFMCLQPVIGGLSDKIGRRPILIAFGILGTLCTVPILTTLHTIQTWWGAFFLIMAALIIVSGYTSINAVVKAELFPTEIRALGVGLPYALTVSIFGGTAEYIALWFKSIGMETGYYWYVTACIAVSLLVYITMKDTRKHSRIVTD, from the coding sequence ATGGATAACTCCAACGCCCTGCCCATTGGGTCGGCCGCCGTGCCCGCCCGTGAAAGAACCACCGCCAGCCGGATCAAATCGATTTTCAGCGGCTCGGTCGGCAACATGGTCGAGTGGTATGACTGGTACGTCTACGCCGCGTTCTCGCTGTACTTCGCCAAAGTCTTCTTCCCCAAGGGCGACACCACCGCCCAATTGCTCAACACCGCCGCGATCTTCGCCGTGGGCTTCCTGATGCGCCCGATCGGTGGCTGGCTGATGGGCCTGTACGCTGACCGCGCTGGTCGTAAACGTGCGTTGATGGCCTCGGTGTACTTGATGTGCTTCGGCTCGCTGATCATCGCCCTGAGCCCCAGCTACGAAACCATTGGCGTCGGCGCACCGATCCTGCTGGTATTCGCCCGTTTGCTCCAAGGCCTGTCGGTGGGTGGCGAGTACGGCACTTCGGCGACCTACCTGAGCGAGATGGCGACCAAGGAACGTCGCGGTTTCTTCTCCAGCTTCCAGTACGTGACCTTGATTTCCGGCCAGCTCATCGCCCTGGGCGTGCTGATCGTGTTGCAACAGTTCCTCACCACCGAACAGCTGTACGCCTGGGGCTGGCGCATCCCGTTCGCCATCGGCGCGCTGTGTGCGGTCGTGGCGCTGTACCTGCGACGCGGCATGGAAGAAACCGAGTCGTTCACCAAGAAAGAGAAGTCCAAGGAAAGCGCGATGCGCACCTTGATGCGCCATCCCAAAGAGCTGATGACCGTGGTCGGCCTGACCATGGGCGGCACCTTGGCGTTCTACACCTACACCACCTACATGCAGAAATACCTGGTGAACACAGTCGGCATGAGCATTTCCGACTCCACCACCATTTCCGCTGCCACGCTGTTCCTGTTCATGTGCCTGCAACCGGTGATCGGCGGGCTGTCGGACAAGATCGGTCGCCGGCCGATCCTGATTGCCTTCGGCATTTTGGGCACGCTGTGCACCGTGCCGATCCTCACCACCTTGCACACCATCCAGACCTGGTGGGGCGCGTTCTTCCTGATCATGGCCGCGCTGATCATCGTCAGTGGCTATACCTCGATCAACGCCGTGGTGAAAGCCGAGTTGTTTCCCACCGAAATCCGCGCCCTGGGCGTCGGCCTGCCCTACGCGCTGACCGTGTCGATCTTCGGCGGCACCGCTGAATACATCGCGCTGTGGTTCAAGAGCATCGGCATGGAAACCGGCTACTACTGGTACGTGACGGCATGCATCGCCGTCTCGTTGCTGGTGTACATCACCATGAAAGACACCCGCAAACATTCGCGGATCGTGACCGACTGA
- a CDS encoding sigma-54-dependent transcriptional regulator: MLDSVMVVDDEGSIRSAVEQWLSLSGFQVQLFSRAEECLAKLPEHFPGVILSDVRMPGLSGLELLAEVRRRDPDLPVILLTGHGDVPMAVEAMRDGAYDFLEKPFSPEALLGSLRRALDKRTLVLENRRLHEQADARARLDGTLLGVSRALQNLRRQVLDLATLPVNVLIRGETGSGKELVARCLHDFGPRANKPFVALNCAAIPEPLFEAELFGHESGAFTGAQGKRIGKLEYADGGTLFLDEIESMPLAQQVKLLRVLQEQKLERLGSNQSIPVDLRIIAATKPDLLDEARAGRFREDLAYRLNVAELRLPPLRERREDIPLLFEHFTHSAAERLARPAAPLSGPQLSHLLSHDWPGNVRELANVAERQVLGLDQPHTLEAEPGQSLAAQQEAFEAQCLRAALTRHKGDVKAVLEELQLPRRTFNEKMQRHGLNREMFLSGG; encoded by the coding sequence GTGCTTGATTCAGTGATGGTGGTGGACGACGAAGGCAGCATTCGCAGTGCCGTCGAGCAATGGTTGAGCCTGTCAGGGTTCCAGGTACAGCTGTTCAGTCGCGCCGAGGAATGCCTGGCGAAACTGCCGGAGCACTTTCCCGGGGTGATCCTGAGCGACGTGCGCATGCCGGGTCTCAGTGGCCTGGAACTGCTGGCCGAAGTACGGCGCCGGGATCCGGACCTGCCGGTGATTCTGTTGACCGGCCACGGCGACGTACCGATGGCCGTGGAGGCCATGCGCGACGGCGCCTACGACTTCCTCGAAAAACCCTTCAGCCCCGAAGCCCTGCTCGGCAGCCTGCGCCGCGCCCTGGACAAGCGCACGCTGGTACTGGAGAACCGCCGCTTGCATGAACAGGCCGACGCCAGGGCCCGGCTCGATGGAACGCTTTTGGGCGTGTCCCGTGCGCTGCAAAACCTGCGGCGCCAAGTGCTGGACCTGGCGACCCTGCCGGTCAACGTGTTGATCCGCGGCGAAACCGGCAGTGGCAAAGAACTGGTCGCCCGTTGCCTGCACGATTTCGGCCCCCGGGCGAACAAGCCCTTCGTCGCGTTGAACTGCGCGGCGATTCCCGAACCGCTGTTCGAGGCCGAACTGTTCGGCCATGAAAGCGGCGCGTTCACGGGCGCCCAGGGCAAGCGCATCGGCAAGCTCGAATACGCCGACGGCGGCACACTGTTTCTCGATGAAATCGAAAGCATGCCCTTGGCCCAACAGGTCAAGCTGCTGCGGGTCTTGCAGGAACAGAAACTCGAACGCCTGGGTTCCAACCAGAGCATCCCGGTGGACCTGCGTATCATCGCCGCCACCAAACCCGACCTATTGGACGAGGCCCGCGCCGGGCGTTTTCGCGAAGACCTGGCCTACCGCTTGAACGTCGCCGAACTGCGCTTGCCGCCGCTGCGTGAGCGGCGCGAAGACATCCCGTTGCTGTTCGAACATTTCACCCACAGCGCCGCCGAACGCCTCGCTCGTCCCGCCGCGCCCCTGAGCGGCCCGCAACTGAGCCATCTGCTCAGCCACGACTGGCCGGGCAACGTTCGCGAGCTGGCCAACGTCGCCGAACGCCAGGTGCTGGGGCTGGATCAACCGCACACCCTGGAGGCCGAGCCCGGCCAGTCCCTCGCCGCCCAGCAGGAAGCTTTCGAAGCCCAATGCCTGCGCGCCGCCCTGACGCGACACAAAGGCGATGTGAAAGCGGTGCTCGAAGAACTGCAACTGCCGCGCCGCACCTTCAATGAAAAAATGCAGCGGCATGGGTTGAATCGGGAGATGTTTTTGTCGGGGGGCTGA
- a CDS encoding sensor histidine kinase — MLPTTRTLRLSLYTLLILTGAAVAASLAVRHAEREALEEDANRANQQLALYANSLHTLIERYRALPAVLALDPELRSALQAPVSPAQQDALNRKLEQINGAAQSSTLELLDHNGLAVAASNWRLPSSYVGHNYGFRPYFLQTRTQGTGRFYAVGVTSGIPGYFLSSAVTGDNGEFLGAMVVKLEFPELEREWRQGSDTLLVSDAKGIIFIANRPGWRYRHLLPLTDSDRAELKTTRQYDKQPLQPLLFEPLRNFDENSRLARVEAFDGPAQYLWESLPLTAEGWTLHLLRRPQIAFEDLRNAGLAAAGLWLALVFLLLFLNQRWRLARLRQRSREELERLVEERTRDLRTAQDGLVQSAKLAALGQMSAALAHEINQPLTAQRMQLATLRLLLDHGRVDDAYKALKPVDDMLTRMAALTGHLKTFARKSPSGLRERLDLAAVVDQALQLLDARLRDEQVSTVLHLTRPAWLRGDAIRLEQVLINLLRNALDAMAEQPLKRLEVRLEADDQLWRLTVSDSGTGIAEEHLAQVFDPFFTTKAVGDGLGLGLAVSFAIVHESGGRLTADNHANGAVFCMTLPIDQEAQRA, encoded by the coding sequence ATGCTGCCAACCACCCGTACCCTGCGTCTGTCGTTGTACACCCTGCTGATCCTCACCGGTGCGGCGGTTGCCGCCAGTCTGGCCGTGCGTCACGCCGAGCGCGAGGCGCTGGAGGAAGACGCCAACCGTGCCAACCAGCAACTGGCGCTGTACGCCAATTCGTTGCACACCCTGATCGAACGCTACCGCGCCCTGCCCGCCGTGCTGGCGCTGGATCCGGAGTTGCGCTCGGCCCTCCAGGCACCGGTCAGCCCCGCGCAACAGGATGCATTGAACCGCAAGCTGGAACAAATCAACGGTGCCGCGCAGTCGTCTACCCTGGAATTGCTCGATCACAACGGCCTCGCCGTCGCCGCCAGCAACTGGCGGCTGCCCAGCAGTTATGTCGGGCACAACTACGGCTTTCGGCCCTATTTCCTCCAGACTCGCACCCAGGGCACCGGGCGTTTTTATGCGGTGGGCGTGACCAGCGGCATTCCCGGGTATTTCCTGTCCAGCGCCGTGACCGGGGACAACGGCGAGTTCCTCGGTGCGATGGTAGTGAAGCTGGAATTTCCAGAGCTTGAGCGCGAATGGCGCCAGGGCAGCGACACGCTGCTGGTCAGCGATGCCAAAGGAATTATCTTCATCGCCAACCGACCCGGCTGGCGTTATCGCCACCTGCTACCCCTGACCGACAGCGACCGCGCCGAACTCAAGACGACCCGCCAATACGACAAGCAGCCGCTGCAACCGCTGCTCTTTGAGCCTCTGCGTAACTTTGACGAGAACAGTCGCCTGGCCCGGGTCGAGGCTTTCGACGGTCCGGCGCAATATCTCTGGGAATCCCTGCCGCTGACCGCCGAAGGCTGGACACTGCACTTGCTGCGCCGTCCGCAGATCGCCTTCGAAGACCTTCGCAACGCCGGGCTTGCCGCCGCCGGCTTGTGGTTGGCGCTGGTATTCCTGCTGCTATTCCTCAACCAGCGCTGGCGCCTGGCGAGACTGCGGCAGCGCAGCCGCGAAGAGCTTGAGCGATTGGTGGAAGAACGTACCCGGGATTTGCGCACGGCCCAGGACGGCCTGGTGCAGTCAGCCAAGCTGGCGGCGCTGGGGCAGATGTCGGCGGCCCTGGCCCATGAAATCAACCAGCCGTTGACGGCCCAGCGCATGCAACTGGCGACCTTGCGCCTGCTGCTCGATCACGGTCGGGTCGACGACGCCTATAAGGCCCTCAAGCCGGTGGACGATATGCTGACCCGCATGGCGGCCCTTACCGGTCACCTGAAGACCTTCGCCCGCAAAAGCCCCAGCGGCCTGCGCGAGCGCCTGGACTTGGCCGCGGTGGTGGACCAGGCGCTGCAATTGCTGGACGCGCGCCTGCGGGACGAACAAGTCAGCACCGTGTTGCACCTGACCCGTCCGGCGTGGCTGCGCGGCGATGCGATCCGCCTCGAACAGGTGCTGATCAACCTGCTGCGCAATGCGCTCGACGCCATGGCCGAGCAGCCCCTCAAGCGCCTGGAAGTACGCTTGGAGGCGGATGATCAATTGTGGCGCCTGACGGTCAGTGACAGCGGCACCGGAATCGCCGAGGAACACTTGGCCCAGGTGTTCGATCCCTTCTTCACGACCAAGGCTGTGGGCGATGGCCTGGGCCTGGGCCTGGCGGTTTCGTTTGCGATTGTCCATGAATCCGGCGGGCGACTGACGGCGGACAATCACGCGAACGGCGCGGTGTTCTGCATGACCTTGCCTATCGATCAGGAGGCGCAGCGTGCTTGA
- a CDS encoding fumarate hydratase, which translates to MTVIKQDDLIQSVADALQFISYYHPVDFIQAMHEAYLREESPAARDSMAQILINSRMCATGHRPICQDTGIVTVFVRVGMDVRWDGATMGLDDMINEGVRRAYNLPENVLRASILADPAGARKNTKDNTPAVIHYSIVPGNTVEVDVAAKGGGSENKSKMAMLNPSDSIVDWVLKTVPTMGAGWCPPGMLGIGIGGTAEKAAVMAKEVLMESIDIHELKARGPQNRIEEMRLELFEKVNQLGIGAQGLGGLTTVLDVKIMDYPTHAASLPVCMIPNCAATRHAHFVLDGTGPASLEAPPLDAYPEIVWEAGPSARRVNLDTLTPEDVQSWKPGETVLLNGKMLTGRDAAHKRMVEMLNKGETLPVDLKGRFIYYVGPVDPVGDEVVGPAGPTTATRMDKFTRQILEQTGLLGMIGKSERGPTAIEAIKDNKAVYLMAVGGAAYLVAQAIKKSKVLAFAELGMEAIYEFEVKDMPVTVAVDSKGESVHITGPAIWQKKISDSLAVEVQ; encoded by the coding sequence ATGACCGTGATCAAGCAAGATGACCTGATTCAGAGCGTTGCCGACGCCCTGCAGTTCATTTCCTACTACCACCCCGTGGACTTCATCCAGGCGATGCACGAGGCCTACCTGCGCGAAGAATCGCCGGCAGCCCGCGATTCCATGGCGCAGATCCTGATCAATTCGCGCATGTGCGCCACCGGCCATCGGCCGATCTGCCAGGACACCGGCATCGTCACCGTGTTCGTGCGTGTGGGCATGGACGTGCGTTGGGATGGCGCGACCATGGGCCTGGACGACATGATCAACGAGGGCGTGCGTCGCGCCTACAACCTGCCGGAAAACGTCCTGCGCGCCTCGATCCTGGCCGACCCGGCCGGTGCGCGTAAAAACACCAAGGACAACACCCCGGCGGTCATCCACTACTCCATCGTCCCGGGCAACACCGTGGAAGTGGACGTGGCGGCCAAGGGCGGCGGTTCCGAGAACAAGTCGAAGATGGCCATGCTCAACCCGTCCGACTCCATCGTCGACTGGGTACTGAAAACCGTTCCGACCATGGGCGCCGGCTGGTGCCCACCGGGCATGCTCGGCATTGGCATCGGCGGCACCGCTGAGAAAGCCGCAGTGATGGCCAAGGAAGTGTTGATGGAGTCCATCGACATCCACGAACTCAAGGCTCGCGGCCCGCAGAACCGTATCGAAGAGATGCGCCTGGAGCTGTTCGAGAAGGTCAACCAACTGGGCATCGGCGCCCAGGGCCTGGGTGGCCTGACCACCGTGCTCGACGTGAAGATCATGGATTACCCGACCCACGCCGCCTCCCTGCCGGTGTGCATGATCCCCAACTGCGCCGCCACCCGCCACGCCCACTTCGTGCTCGACGGCACTGGCCCGGCGTCGCTGGAAGCGCCACCCTTGGACGCCTACCCGGAAATCGTCTGGGAAGCCGGCCCGTCGGCCCGTCGCGTCAACCTCGACACCCTGACCCCGGAAGACGTGCAGAGCTGGAAACCGGGCGAAACCGTGCTGCTCAACGGCAAGATGCTCACTGGTCGCGACGCGGCGCACAAGCGCATGGTCGAGATGCTGAACAAGGGTGAAACCTTGCCGGTGGACCTCAAGGGCCGCTTCATCTACTACGTCGGCCCAGTCGACCCGGTAGGCGACGAAGTCGTCGGCCCGGCCGGCCCGACCACCGCCACGCGGATGGACAAGTTCACCCGCCAGATCCTCGAGCAGACTGGCCTGTTGGGCATGATCGGCAAATCCGAGCGCGGCCCGACCGCCATCGAAGCGATCAAGGACAACAAGGCGGTCTACCTGATGGCCGTCGGCGGCGCCGCCTACCTGGTGGCCCAGGCGATCAAGAAATCCAAAGTCCTGGCGTTCGCCGAACTGGGGATGGAAGCGATCTACGAGTTCGAAGTCAAGGACATGCCAGTGACCGTAGCGGTCGATAGCAAAGGCGAGTCGGTGCACATCACCGGCCCAGCCATCTGGCAGAAGAAAATCAGCGACAGCCTGGCGGTAGAAGTGCAGTAA
- a CDS encoding GGDEF domain-containing protein, with the protein MTHNAIQRLLLKRFALAAATYALALVLLWLAFFSGHYLDSLRGAIVGSVLVVLCQAGLFALFITDRNLRFADPSLTEIQVLIGLGWQTWMMAHLDQARGVFLVFYVLILLFGLFHLSRRAFVRCAALVFFSFTGITLWDGYFFRLPDPTLAGLQVCVLFMVLVWLVFYARYVQTSRQRMRQRRFALQAHQDTLRGMMRQLEDLVATDELTGLFNRRHFLRLASRELNTLRPGVAHGLALIDLDHFKRINDLYGHAAGDQVLQAFAAVATACLREGDVLARYGGEEFVMLLPACDPSRLTACCERLRLAFTEVELIGLQVGPLSLSAGLTMLEMGDDLDNALQRADQALYRAKRDGRNRCAAAWENVDA; encoded by the coding sequence TTGACCCATAACGCCATTCAACGTCTTTTGCTGAAACGCTTCGCTTTGGCGGCCGCGACTTACGCGCTGGCACTGGTGTTGTTGTGGCTGGCATTTTTCAGTGGTCATTACCTGGATTCGTTGCGCGGCGCGATCGTCGGCAGCGTGTTGGTGGTGTTGTGCCAGGCGGGGCTGTTCGCGTTGTTTATCACTGACCGCAACCTGCGGTTCGCCGACCCCAGCCTCACCGAAATCCAGGTGTTGATCGGCCTGGGCTGGCAGACCTGGATGATGGCCCACCTGGATCAGGCCCGGGGCGTGTTCCTGGTGTTCTATGTGCTGATCCTGCTGTTCGGTCTGTTTCATCTTTCGCGCCGGGCCTTCGTGCGTTGCGCGGCCCTGGTGTTTTTCAGCTTTACCGGCATAACGCTCTGGGACGGTTACTTTTTCCGGCTTCCCGATCCCACCCTGGCCGGGTTGCAAGTGTGCGTGTTGTTCATGGTGCTGGTATGGCTGGTGTTCTATGCCCGCTACGTCCAGACCTCCCGCCAGCGCATGCGCCAGCGGCGGTTTGCCTTGCAGGCACACCAGGACACCCTGCGCGGCATGATGCGCCAGCTCGAAGACCTGGTGGCCACGGATGAGCTGACCGGGCTGTTCAATCGCCGACACTTCCTGCGCCTGGCTTCCCGCGAACTCAACACCCTCAGGCCTGGCGTCGCCCATGGCCTGGCCTTGATCGACCTCGACCATTTCAAGCGCATCAACGACCTGTACGGCCACGCTGCCGGCGACCAGGTGCTCCAGGCGTTTGCCGCCGTCGCCACGGCGTGCCTGCGCGAAGGCGACGTACTGGCGCGTTATGGCGGCGAAGAGTTCGTCATGCTGCTGCCCGCCTGTGACCCTTCGCGCCTGACGGCCTGCTGCGAGCGGTTGCGGCTGGCCTTTACCGAAGTCGAACTGATCGGCTTGCAGGTCGGCCCCCTCAGTCTGTCAGCGGGGTTGACCATGTTGGAGATGGGCGACGACCTCGACAACGCCTTGCAGCGTGCCGACCAGGCGCTGTACCGGGCCAAGCGAGACGGGCGCAATCGTTGTGCCGCCGCCTGGGAGAATGTCGATGCCTGA
- a CDS encoding iron-sulfur-binding ferredoxin reductase: MPELTVAGRQWTVAAGSNLLDALNQSGVPVPYSCRAGSCHACLVQCVGGDVRDSRPDALSPTQRDQGWRLACQCQVVEDVQIHTFDPQRDGQAAEVTAVDWLGAEVLRLRVVPQRSLRYRAGQHLVLWADGVARPYSLASLPEEDRFLEFHLDCREPGQFVNVARQLKIGDPIRLGELRGGALHYDPDWREKPLWLLAAGTGLAPLFGLLREALRQHHQGAIRLIHVAHDAPGHYLAKPLEALAAKHENLTVELLTTAEAPPALAQLRLVSRQTQALLCGHPDRVEAFAKRLYLAGLPRNQLLADVFLPRG, translated from the coding sequence ATGCCTGAACTCACGGTCGCCGGTCGGCAATGGACGGTGGCGGCGGGCAGTAACCTGCTGGACGCGTTGAATCAGTCCGGTGTGCCGGTGCCCTACAGTTGCCGCGCGGGTAGCTGCCATGCGTGCCTGGTGCAATGCGTGGGCGGCGACGTGCGCGACAGCCGGCCCGACGCCTTGAGCCCGACGCAGCGCGACCAGGGCTGGCGGCTCGCTTGCCAATGCCAGGTGGTCGAGGATGTGCAGATCCACACCTTCGACCCGCAACGCGACGGCCAGGCCGCCGAGGTGACGGCTGTGGATTGGTTGGGCGCCGAGGTGCTGCGCCTGCGCGTCGTCCCGCAGCGGTCGCTGCGTTATCGGGCCGGCCAACACTTGGTGTTGTGGGCTGACGGTGTCGCCCGGCCGTACTCCCTGGCGAGCCTGCCCGAGGAGGATCGTTTCCTGGAATTTCACCTCGATTGCCGCGAGCCCGGCCAATTCGTCAACGTGGCTCGACAGCTGAAGATTGGCGATCCGATCCGCCTTGGCGAACTGCGCGGCGGTGCCCTGCATTACGACCCTGACTGGCGCGAGAAGCCGCTGTGGCTGCTCGCCGCCGGCACCGGCCTGGCGCCGCTGTTCGGTCTGCTGCGCGAAGCCCTGCGTCAACATCACCAAGGCGCGATACGTCTTATTCATGTGGCCCATGATGCGCCGGGGCATTACCTGGCCAAACCCCTGGAGGCGCTGGCGGCCAAGCATGAAAATCTCACCGTCGAGCTGCTGACCACGGCCGAGGCGCCGCCTGCGTTGGCGCAACTGCGGCTTGTTTCCCGACAAACCCAAGCCTTACTCTGCGGCCATCCCGACCGGGTCGAGGCCTTTGCCAAACGTTTGTACCTGGCCGGCTTGCCGCGCAATCAACTGCTGGCCGACGTCTTCCTGCCCCGTGGTTGA
- a CDS encoding enoyl-CoA hydratase-related protein: MTETLLLERERGLLTLRLNRAHKKNALTRDMYSQLAQALAMADADPQIRAVLLTGSSDCFTAGNDIVDFLEQPPNDLDNPVFHFMLALLDCSKPVIAAVAGPAVGIGTTLLLHCDLVYVSRDARLRVPFVNLGLCPEFGSSLILPRLLGQARAAQLLLLGEGFSGEQAAAWGIATEALDSGDAAFARARDAALRFESLPPEAVRISKQLMKAPDREHLRKVIEEEGTLFTQRLRSPEALAALSGFINRH; this comes from the coding sequence ATGACTGAAACCCTGTTGCTCGAACGCGAACGCGGCCTGCTGACCCTGCGCTTGAACCGCGCGCACAAGAAAAACGCCCTGACTCGGGACATGTACAGTCAATTGGCGCAGGCCCTGGCGATGGCCGATGCGGACCCGCAGATTCGCGCGGTGCTGCTCACCGGTTCCAGCGATTGCTTCACCGCCGGCAACGACATCGTCGACTTCCTCGAACAGCCGCCCAACGACCTCGACAACCCGGTGTTCCACTTCATGCTTGCGTTGCTCGATTGCAGCAAACCGGTGATCGCCGCCGTGGCCGGGCCGGCGGTGGGCATCGGCACCACGTTGTTGCTGCACTGCGACTTGGTCTACGTCAGCCGCGATGCGCGACTGCGCGTGCCGTTCGTCAACCTGGGGTTATGCCCGGAGTTCGGCTCCAGCCTGATCCTGCCACGCCTGCTCGGCCAGGCCAGGGCTGCGCAATTGTTGCTGCTGGGCGAGGGTTTCAGCGGTGAGCAGGCGGCAGCTTGGGGCATCGCCACCGAAGCGCTGGACAGCGGCGATGCCGCATTCGCCCGGGCACGGGACGCTGCGCTGCGTTTCGAGTCATTGCCACCTGAAGCGGTGCGCATCAGCAAGCAACTGATGAAAGCGCCGGACCGGGAACACCTGCGCAAGGTAATCGAAGAAGAGGGCACGCTGTTCACCCAACGCCTGCGCTCGCCCGAGGCGCTGGCGGCGTTGTCGGGGTTTATCAACAGGCATTGA